The nucleotide window TAGTCAGAACCCGGGTGTGATTACCATTGCCAGTGCTGTGTTTGGATCAAATCCTCCGATTAATCCAGATTTTCTTGCCAAGGCCTTCAAGTTGGATGTGAAAGTGGTGAAAGATCTTGAGGCAAAATTTAAGATGGATAATTAGATAAATGTGTCAAATGCAGTGAATTAGCTTCTGTTGTTTGAATAACGTTTGCTTGTTTTGTTATTACAATGGTGTAATAAAGTGGTTACACGTTTACATGTGTCTCCACTCACTTAATTTTATCAGTTGCTGATATAATGTTGTATTTATCTTTCTTCACTCTTCTCTAttctttatcataaatatatttatgatatatagtATTGATACATTCTTTatgatgtaaaaataaaatataattgatcaAATGAATCTAATAATTTCAAGACTTCCTCCACGAATTTTCTGTGCACTAGTATATCACTTAAAGTTTCTCATTGTTATAAGTTGAGTTAAAgatatcataaaaatagaagGGTTTTCTATGCTCTAGGAAAATTCTTAAGATAGATTAGAACGATATTGAGACACAAAGATGATTACAATCTTTAGTTGACTCAAACTAAGTACATACTTGTTGAAGAAAACTACTTTGCGTAAAGCAAATCCTTATATGACATGCATAGTTTCAAATTGCAAGAGTACGcaattaatgaaaatgaatctTTTGTTGATCCTACTCTTTATAGGAGAACTATTGACTGGTGCCTTGCAATATGTAACAATCACAAGAGTAGTTTTTGCTTACTTTGCGAACAAGCTCAATCACTACATGAAAGCTCCCACTTGCAAGCATGTAAAAGGCTGCTCAAGTTTCTCATGAGCATGACATTTCTTTCCATTCACTTTTACTTTGTAATAATCAATCTACTTTCAACATAGTTAgctttttttaaagaaaacttgCGTTCGACATATTGACATCGATGTACACTTTATTTGTAAGTTGGCTGCTCGTGAGATTCTTTGTCGTAGGCATGTCCCTACAACTTCAGGATGCAAATATATCTACCAATGGACTATCACGCGAGCACTTTCCTTCTGGCTCTAATTGCAACACCATATGAGCTCCAGCTGCATCTGCAATTCGTTATTTAGTTATATTTGAACTCTAATCAACTATCTTTTCTTCCAGCTGGATCGTAACAAggttatcttattttatttcaattatctTTCCCTTAAGCACTTGTTTCCAATTTAATCAAGAGGTCTTATAAAATTTGCTTCCAAAACAACTATTTGTTTCCTATTCAATTACGGAGTTTGTAGAACTTGATATCCAAGAAATcctgtttttaaatttatcagaGGCACCCTTATTTGTTTTCTCTTCGATCTTCTGCCAAACCATCTCTCCGAGAAAACAAACACTTTCATCATCAAACAAAACCACAATCCCTCTTTCTTAGAGCCAGAATGCTTAGCGATCTTTTCATATTAGCGGCTGTAAAGGCCAAAGATGCGGCCGAAGAGTTCTTCAAACTCAACAACATAGATATGGCGATCAGGTCTCTCACAGCGGCCAAAGAGTTCAATCCGGAATTACCAAACATCGATGAGTAATTCATGGCTTATAAAGTGCACGAAATGGCTGCCAAGAAAAGCACCTGGTACGAGTTTCTTTCTTTGAGTGACGTCCAGGTAGATTCAACCGTGATCAAGAAACAATACATGAAAATGGCTCTTAAGTTGCACCCGGACAAGAATCATTCTGTATCTGCAGAGGGGGCTTTCTTACTCATTCAATCTGCTTTCGAAGTTTTGATAGATCCTGCAAAAGGACAAGTCTACGATAGTAGCTTGTGCTCCAAGAAACGACCTCATATGTCACCGCACACCGCTTCTGGTTCTTCTAAATATTCTAAACCGTCAAAGCCTACAAGTGAAGAAGCGAACTCCAGTCAGTCTCGGCCTCGAGAGGCGGCTGATCGTTCTTCATCTGGATTTGGAAGAACATTTTCATCTGAGTTCGGAAGCACAAAGACCAAAGAAACTTGCAGTTGCCGTGGAGGGTGCAATTTACGAAACGTCAGAATTAAAATGGTTCTCGAAGCTAACGGGACCAGAAAGATTGTTGTTTCTCGTAATGGTGAAGTTATAATTCAAACCCCTTTGGCTTTGTAATGGACTTTGATTAATGTAATTCAGTATTATGTAATGGAATTCAATTCATTGAAAACTCTCACCGTAATCATTGGAGAAATTTTACTCTATCATCTTTTTccagttttattttatgttttatataccTAAACTAATAACCATATTACAagttttaaggtaatttttagCTGTGGAAGAAACTCTTCAGTGAATAATATATTCTATGATTTTCTATGGACATATAATGTGTTGAGGATACTCTTCCAGTTGGTTGCAACACCGATAACACACTTGTCTCCAAAGTTCTAATAAGGCTGATGTGTATGTGTTTCCCAATATTGGTCTGTTTCACTTTGAATTCAACGTCGGAAAGACAGATGCTATTGCCCTTGCCGCCATTGATCCTAGTTTTCTTGCTGGGGCCTTCCAGTTGGAAAAAATTGTTGTGAAAGGTCTTCAGGCAAAGTTCTGTATGAATGGCATTAAATCTAGAAATATGTAGGTGAATTCATTGAATCAgcttctaattttttgaataaattttccaATGATCTCCTAATTATCATTGTAGTTGTGATTCTATAGTCAATTAATTAACTGATCAAAGACGTTGCACGCATGCCTATATGTACCTCAATAGTCGAAACTAACTATAAACTTTCTATTTCTAACTCTCTACGCGCCCCTGCTACCTCTCTCTCGCTAACAAATAATgctcaaaattatattagtttttcaacTGTTTGTGTTTTACTGCTTTtgtttggaaaattaattaaaatagacacgaAATTTTTCGTTTAAATCTTTTTTGGTAAACTCTAAgtgatcttatttttttaagtaaatttaatttttattctaataataccctttaccttattattttatattcgaAATAGTTTTTTCTGGACAGTCTTCTTTTTCTCCTATGTCATCATATTGAGTATacagattaatttttgtgtaattattgatatttacgAATCGAAAGCAGATTAATTTCTAATGTAAaagttgatatttataaatagtaataaaatgatgaacataactaCACAGAGTGCATGTGGGTGCTAAAGGGTGCAAGTGGGTGTGCGCGGGTACGAAAGTGTGTGAGCGAGTGAGAAAAGATGCGAGCAGGTGCCAAGGGATTTTAGCAAACTCCAGGAGTGGATTTTTTAGAAACTTTTAGGCTAGTGGTAAAGGCAACAATAGTAAAAGTTATGCTCGCCTTGGCAATGTTTTTTTATCAGAGAGTTCACCAATTTGATATCAACAATACTTTTCTAGTGGGAATTTGCAAGAGGAGGTGTTTATGACTCAACTAAAAAGGGTTTGAAGACAAGCTAAGACCCGGTTTTGTTTGCAAATTGTAGAAGGCATTATGTGATCTAAAACAGGTCCCAAGAGCTTGGTATGACAAGCTAAAACAGATGTTAATAATTAAAGGTTTCAAGAACTCATCAGCTGATtctagtttatttgtttttaaacaaGGCACATCAGTAGTATATGTACTCATATACGTTGATGACATATTGCTCACAAGGTTGGattctaattttattagaaGGCTAATAACTGATCTGAATGATAAATTTGCActgaaagatatgggtgaatTGGATTTTTTCTTGGGTCTGGACGCAAAGAGAAGTCAAAAAGGTTTGCTACTGAGCCAAACAAAATATGCTTCTGATCTCTTGCATAGGGTGAACATGCAGGATTGCAAATTTGTTTCCACACCAATGGTCATAGGTAGTAAATTGTTTCCTGGAGATAGTCCTGTATTTGATAAGCCAATGATGAATAGAAGTGTTCTTGGTGCACTGCAATATCTGACCCTTACTAGACCTGATCTTTCTTATGCAATAAATAAGCTAAGTCAGTTCTTGAATGAGCCAACACAACTTCAATGGCAGGCAATAAAAAGAGCGTTGTGATATATTCAAGGAACACTAAAGTATGGCTTGATGTTTATGCCTTCCTCGATATTGAATTTGGAGGTTTTTTTAGATGCAGATTGGGCTGGAAACTTGGAGGAAAGAAGATCCACAAGTGGGTATTGCATTTACCTTAGAGGTACTCTAGTTTAGTAGAGCTCTAAAAAGCAACGAATGGTGGCTCTTGTTGTTTTTATTCAGCAAAATTCACTCAAGCTTAATTCAATAAACAGAGACAGAAAACAGAAGCTATTAAAGTATATTTTCgaagtgaaattttaaaagagagagcttgatatatatttttgatgaaCTAAAAGATTACATGTACAAGCTTTAGAGAAATCCTTTTATATTGAGATGAGTACATTGAGACCATACTTTATTGCAAAAAGAATTCTTAATTGATGGATCACCATACATTTCATCACCAACTATACCTAATCTAGTTGGACTttagtttaaaccaaaaaatgtTTTCGTTCAAAACAAAGTCAACTAACTAACACTCCTCCTTTGAGATTGTTTTTAAGACACCAAGTTTCAgcctcaaattttcaaattgaggttTGGGAAGAGCCTTGGTCATTATGTCTGCTAACTGATTTGATGAGTTGCAATGTTCCAAAACAATTTCTCCCATTTTGGCAACTTCTCTTATGGCATGatatttaacattaatatgTTAGTTCTTCCATGTTGAATTGGATTTTTGGAGATGGCTATGACAACTTTGTTATCAACATAGATTGTCACTCCTTTGTCCATGGACTGATCTAGATCAGTTAATAGTTTTTTTAGCCATATAGCCTGATTGCTTGTTGCTGCTAGTGCCACATATTCTGCTTCGACAGTTGACTGTGCTACAATATCCTGTTTCTTTGAATTCCAATAGAAAATGGTTTCaccaaatgaaaaacaaaaacctaaagTGCTTTTGTAGTCATCATTGCTGCCAGCCCAGTCACTGTCTGAATATCCAACTAGATTTCTGCTTTGATGGTTTGAAAACCATAAGCTATAGTTGAAAATACCTTTGACACACCTTAGTATCCTTTTTGCTGCACTCTAGTGAAGATTGCTTAGTTCCTGCATAAATCTGGATAGCAATGAAGTGGCATGCATGATGTCTGGTCTACTTGTACAAAGGTATAACAAGCAGCCTATAAGTCTTCTAAATTTGGTTGCATCAGTCTTTTCTGCTTCATcattcttcattaatttttcattcactGCTAAGGGAGTAGAAACTTCCTTACATTCATTCATATGAAACTTCCATATTAAGTCTCTAGAATATTTGCTTTATGACACAAAAATCCCATTAGACTTTTGAAGAATTTCTAAGCCCAAGAAATACTTCATCTCACCCAAGTCAGACATATCAAACTCCTTCTGCATTTCTTgcttgaatttttgaattaaaagcaAATCTCCTCCTGTCACTAGGagatcatcaacatacaaggaCACAATTATTTTTACTTCACCATTGATCCTTTTAAAATACAAGGTGACTTCATTTTGGCTGCAGAAAAAACCTTGTTGCAGTAGATAAGTATGAATTCTAACATACCAAGCTTTAGGGGCTTGCTTAAGTCCATATAAAGCTTTATGAAACTTATATACATGATCCTCTTTGCCTTGAATTTTAAAGCCTTCAGGTTGATCTATGTATATTTCTTCTTCCAACAGGTCATTTAAGAATGCTGACTTTATATCTAAATGATACAACTTCCATCCATGTTTGGCAGACAAAGCAATCAAGAGTTTTATAGTATCATACCTTGCAACAGGAGAGAAAGTGTCAGAAAAATCTGTTCCAGGTTACTGTTGAGATCCTTTAACTACAAGTCTTGCTTTGAGCTTGTTGACTATGCCATTAGGATTCAACTTGGTTCTAAAGACCCATTTAACACTAATGATTTTATGGTTAGCTGGTTTTTGAACTAAACTCCAGGTATAGTTTTTTGTAATCATATTGAGTTCTTCCTTCATGGCTTTTATCCAGGCCTGATTGCAGAAAGCTTCTTCATAGGTTTCTGGTTCAGTTAACCCCAAATTGCATCTTTCAtaaatatcatcaaatgatcTTATTCTAGACTCTAGAATTTCTTCCTCATCATCACTTATGTCAAAAGAATTTGATAGTTCCATGATCGGTCTTGGCTTGACACTTATATCAGatagattttcaaacttttcttcCCAATTCAAACCTCCATATTCATCAAACTTTACATCCCTGCTAACCTAGATGGTTTTGGTTTGAGGATTGTAAACTATATAGCCTTTAGAAACAGGGCTATAGCCTATGAATATTCCCATTTCAGCTTTGGTGTCAAGCttgttccttttttcttttggaataGAAACATAACAAAGGCTTCCAAATACTTTCAGATGATCCACTAAAGGTATCCTCTCATGCCAAGCTTGATAAGGTGTTGAATGTTTTAAGGCTCTTATTGGAAGCAAGTTTAACAAATAGATGACATTGTTAGTAGCTTCTGCCCAAAACACCTTGGGTAATTTCTTCTCAAATAGCAGACATCTAGTCATGTCCAAGACTGATCTGTTCTTTCTCTTACTCACTCCATTTTGCTAAGGAGTGTAAGGAGTTGTTAATTGATGGATGATTCATTCAGAGttataaaaattagtaaacaACTTGGAGGAATATTCGACACCATTATTTGTTCTAAACCTTTTTAATTTGTAGGCTGATTGAGTTTCAGCTTCAGTTTTGAACcttttaaaagtttcaaaaacttctGTCTTTTGTTTCAGAAAATAACCCTAACAAAGCCTGGTCATATCATCAATGAACAAAAGCATATATTTACTACCACTCAATGAAGGTGTGCTAAAAGGACCACAAAGGTCAGAGTGAATGAGCTCCAGTTTTTGTTTTGATCTCCATTTGCTGTTTAAGAAAGAGAGTCTGGTTTTTTTACCCAATTGACATACCTCACAAATGTCATTTTCTGATTTTATGTTAGGTAAGTCTGTTACCAGCCCTTCATCATGCATTGATTTTAAGGTTGAGTAGCTAAAATGTCCTAGTCTTTTATGCCATAAGCTAGAACTATCATTGCCACACCTAGCTACATTTGCATgtgaatttttgaaattgataGCAAAATTCGTATCTTTCATCTTGACTGTCATGACTTCAATGCCTTTAGAATCAGAAATAATACAACAATCATTTTTGAATTGCAAAGTGTAGCCCCTTTTCATTATTTGACCAACActaagcaaattaaaatttattttaggcaCATAAAGTACATCATGGATAACTTTTGTACCTGAGCTTGTGCTTATTAAGCCAGAGCCTTTACCTTTCACATCAAGAAGGTCCCCATTTCCAATTCTGACCTTAGAGATGAAGCTTTCGTTCAAATCAATAAGGAGTGTAAAATCATAAGTCATATGACTTGAACATCCACTGTCAAGCAGCCATGATGTTTGAGTATTTTGAGTTGCACAGCAGGTGGCCACAAATAAACTTTCACTTGATATTTCTTGTTTCTCCACAACTTGAGCTTGTTGAGGAGTTTGATTTTGGCTTCCTTGTTTGCTTTTGCATACTCGATCAACATGACCATACTGATAGCAAATTCTACATTTAACATCGGGTCTGAACCAACAATAATTTGGTGAATGGCCCCTTCTTCTTGCAATAAGGGCAAGGTTTATACTTTCCTTTTTTATCACCCTGGAATTTCCCTTTCTCCTTTTTATCCTCCTTCTTGTCACTGCTTTGCcttttgcttgaatttgtgTTTATATTCTACTCTTGCATCTTTACTGCTAAAGCACTTTCTGTTTGCTCCTCCAGCCTTAATGCTCTCCTCTGGTCCTGAGCCTTAAGAGCATTAATCACTTCTGAAACAGTCAATTCAGTGAAGCTTTTTGAATCTTCCAAAGAGGAGATTTTTGCTTCATATCTTTCAGGAACACTTACTAAGAGTTTTTCAACTATTCTCTTGTCTTCAAGTGTTTTTCCCAAGAGCCTTATTTGATTTACTACATTCTGAATTCGatcaaaatattcttttatggTTTCTGATTCCTTCATCTTCAACATTTCAAACTCTTTTCTCATATTCAAGACATTTATCAATCTTGATCTCTCACTCCCTAATGAATCTTCCTTTAACTTATCCCAAGCCTTTTTTGCTGTCTCACATGCCATAATCTTAGTGAAAACAACATCAGTTACACTTTGGTGAATGGTTGACAAGGCTCTTGGAGCCTTGGTTAATTCCTCCTTATGCATCCTTATTTGATTAAGCGTTGGATTTGGCCCCAAAGTTGgagtttgtttttcttcctcTACAAACTGCCATAGTCCCAATCCTCTCAAAAAGGCCTTCATTTTTACAGCCCAAATTTGGTAGTTTTCACCATTATATAATGGAGGTGAAGGAGAGGAATGAGATGATGAGGAAGCCATTGCAGGAAGAATAATCAAGTAACTGATTATAAAAAGAAACAGAGGCAAGAAAAGATTTGAAGCAGCAGGATTTAGAAGACACACCCCTGAAGACCTCAgcagctctgataccatgttgttTTTACTCAACAAAATTCACTCAAGCTTAATTCAACAAACAGAGGAAGAAAACAGAAGCGACTAAAGTATATTTTCGGAGAGAAATTTTAAGAGAGAGAgcttgatatatatttttgatgaaCTAAAAGATTACATATACAAGCTTTAGAGAAATCCTTTTATATTGAGATAAGTACATTGAGACCATACTTTACTGCAAAAAGAATTCTTAATTGATGGATCACCATACATTTCATCACCAACTATACCTAATCTAGTTGGACTttagtttaaaccaaaaaatgttttagttcaaaacaaactcaactaACTAACAGCGCTCTCATCCACTTAGTTAGAATCAGAATACAAGGCACTCAGTCAGGCAGCTACAGAGGTTGAATGGTTAAGATCTCTATTCAGTGAATTAGATTTGGAGTGGCTTGGTCAAGCAGTAATATGGTGTGACAATATGAGTGCTGCTTCATTGACAGCAAACTCTGTGTTTCATGGAAGGACAAAGCATATTGAGCTGGATGTGCATTTTATTCGTGACCAAGTGGGTTCTAAATCTGTGGCAATTTAATATGTGCCTTCACAACGTCAGGTAGCCTATGTGTTTACTAAAGCATTGTCAGCTGCGAGATTTGGGTTACTCATTGACAGACTTCAAGTAGTGAGAATTACAGGAAAAGATGACAGTGTGAAAGAATTTCTTTCCCAAACAGAAGCTGCTGGAGGAAAAATTACAGAAATCCAGGTGAGCTGCAGGGAGGATTGTTTGTAAAGAAGTTGAGTTAAGAAGAATTAAGAGAGTTGTTTCTAACAAAATTTACTCATTTTTTGTTGCAATTCTAACTATTTCTTAGTTAGAATTGAGGGAGGATGTGAAAGAGCAAATTTTGGTTGTAGTAGCTGAAGCAGAGTGAAGTTGTAGTGTCAGTAGTAGAGTTTTAACTTTAGTAATGCACTGCGTTTTGGAGAGTTAAAAATGCGGTGCGTTttgtagaataaaaaaaatggaaagttGCCTCTGTTCTTCTTCTACTGAGGAAAGCAGAAAAAGTTTTGTCTAATTTTCTTTGTCACAATGAATAGATTTCCACATTCAGCGTCTGTCtaagttctatttttttttttttttaaacaatgtcTTTGAACTACTACATTAACTGTGGCAGAAATTTGTGTTGCTTTTGTATTTCCTTTGGCGTAAAGTGTTTCTTCAAAGCAACATCTGGCTTTACCAAGTCCAGGAACAAAGTCAATAAAGTCAAATTGCGTGCTCTCTTTAGCAAATAATATCCACCAAGTAATGGCTGCCTACTGCAACTCTAGCCGCCTTTTACATCTTCAAATCAACCCTATACTCACACGCAATTGGTAATTTCCTCAAACGACGTTTACCATTTTTGTACACTTCTAGGAATATAGACTCTTTCTTAATCATACCAAGTCATAATCAAGATGACTCTGAATTCAAAAGAAGATCAAAAAATGGTTTCATACAAGATTTCTTTATAATGAAGAAGACAATTCCAAAAGAAGATTTGACTCGACAGGAAAAAACGAAGTCAAGGCAGAACGGAGCAGGTAGGTGTTTATTCTATTATATACGTGTGTGTGTCGTGCTAATATTGACTATATCTGACTTTTTGTTAAACAGATATTGTTAGTTTCTTAACGGTTATTGCTTTCGTTTACTGAATTTCTTATGGTTACTAGTTATATTCTTATGCATACAAAGACAAGAGTtagaaactttaaaaagttaataaattatCCTTAGGACAAACCTAATCTAAGCTCTTTCTACATTTGAAAtaactttataattaaatacttaatgaTTTAACCccacaattaaaaattatcctaGTATGAATTTCACAAACAATTCCTAGTATCTTACATTTCAGATAGGGTATTGCTCAGGGTGGATATTACTGAGTAAATGTTGACTGAAAACATATCAGATTCGAGAGCTTCAACAATAGGTAGAGTTGTTGGTTTCAACATCAGTTACGGCTCTAGTAACAGATGTTAGCAGAGACAACTTAAGAATAAGCAAGTGTAAttcttataagaaaataaagtgcAGTTAGCTTAATAAGTAACACAATGCGGATTAGTCCTGTGgtgtcggaaatatatattgggtttataagtgtaaagattgaaacttatattacaaaaaaccaattggttttgtgaAGTGTGGAGATTGAAACTCTTAttacacaaaatttttttaatggttatttcaaataaatgttttaattagAATGGGTGTTATTAACACAAGTTTAACTATTAATGAACTGAATAGGATATTGGCCTGAATTAGTGTGAATggctcttttcttttttaattgttacaTAATTAATCGTTTATAAAAATCAACATATCATTagaaaattatgtgtacatctAACgttaaaatatatcaacaaaacaaactgccaaagattatcaaaatcaaaatatatcaaacaaGGTAAAGTCAGTGAAAAAGTCCAACCCATGTTTAGTCTCCATCCACACATGGAAAATTGGAAATAATTAGTCCAATAGtgtttttttaaaacctaatatCTTCATTGATTTTTTACGATCTACAAAATCCTCTATTATTTGCTTCGTGAGGAGGATTTTAAAAGTGAAATCCTGTCAGACTTGCAATTTTAGGaagttaaaaaacaattttaataccCAATTTCACGTACACGTTTTTGCCACTTTCAAACCTTGAAACAAGTACTTTGCATTTCATCTTAAAGTACGCATACTATAGTGACATTCTAAACTTCCATGTAATGGCTTTACCAATTCAATTAAGTATATTTGTTTATCTTCTTCATAATCAGATTATATTGCACGAGTAAAAACCTAACCCAATTACTCattcaatatttgaaacttttactaattaaattaatactaaAGGACTTTTCAACATTACCAGAAAGTGACGGACAACATATATAGTCATAAAGCATAGCTAAAGAAAAGATTTTAAGAGTccaatgtatatttttttcaagtaatttCTGCAGAATACCTGGTCCACATGCATCATAGGGCTTTATTTAtgctaaataataatataaaaatattcatcttttttcttatatatggCTTGATCAAGCCAGATATTGGAAAAAgataagaattcttcaaaaaaaaaaaaaaaaaagagtccagatatttttctttcaattttatgGCTAATTACTCAATCCTGTGCAATTTAATTTCCATAATTACCTCTCTTAAATTTTGACACTTTCAGTAATGGGATTAATTTCAGTAATCAACAAGCACTTGATATATATGTTACACAAAAATGGTCAGAGatttcataaacaaatatcaGTACATCCGATGaaaaattaggataaaaataattagtacAAAAATATAATGGAGGACCATTTCCATGGATAAAATGTAGTGTTGATGCAAgcaatgaagaaattaaaattttaacataatcaaCAACAACTACAAACTAAGAGAAAGCCAATGAAGACTTAGCAACTGGCTGGACTCTTTCTCATTTGCTTCCAGCAAGGGAAAACAATCGAGACTGATTCTAtaattttcacttataaataGAGAAGTTAGCCTTCAGCATTTCTCACCCCTCAACGAGTAAAATTACTTGAAGAATATATAGAGCGTGATCACAATGAAAGGTTTTCTACAAACTTTCGTTCTTTTGGCCTTGGCTTCCTCATTTGTCTCCGCATTTGACCCCAGTCCGCTTCAGGACATCTGTGTAGCCATCGATGAACCAAAGAACGCTGGTATATGCTCACTTCTCTTTCTGTATATAACTTCTCATTTATGAAATTAACTGAGGGTTGACTCTTACTGATTTGATTGTCTTATGCAGTGTTTGTGAATGGGAAGTTTTGCAAGGACCCCAACCTCGCCAAAGCTGAGGACTTCTTCTTTTCAGTTAAAACGCCTGGAAATACAACCAATCCACTTGGTTCAAGTGTCACACCTGTGACAGTAGATCAAATTCCAGGACTTAACACTCTTGGCATCTCAGCTGCCCGCCTTGACTTTGCACCTTATGGCGAAGTCCCACCTCACACTCACCCTCGTGCCACTGAGATTCTTGTCGTCTTGGAGGGCACTCTTTTCGTTGGGTTCGTCACTTCCGATCCCAACCATACATTTATAAGCCAAGTTCTTAACCCGGGTGATGTGTTCGTCTTCCCCATTGGTCTCATTCACTTCCAAGTCAATATCGGAAAAACAGATGCTGTCGCTTTCTCTGGTTTGAGTAGTCAGAACCCCGGTGTGATTACCATTGCCAGTGCTGTGTTTGGATCAAATCCTCCGATTAATCCAGATTTTCTTGCCAAGGCCTTCAAGTTGGATGTGAAAGTGGTGAAAGATCTTGAGGCAAAATTTAAGATGGATAATTAGATAAATGTGTCAAATGCAGTGAATTAGCTCTGTTGTTTGAATAATGCTTGCTTGTTTTGTTATTACAATGGTGTAATAAAGTGGTTACACGTTTACATGTGTCTCCACTCACTTAATTTTATcagattttaatataatattgtgtctatctttcttctctcttctcttatttttatggtaaatatctttataatacattatttataatgtaaaaataaaatataattgatcaAATGAATCCCATAATTTCAAGACTTCTTCCTTGAATTTTATGTGCACTAGTATATCACTCAAAGTTTCTTCTTGTTCTAAGTTGAGCTAGGGATATCATAAAAAGTAAAAGGGTTTTCTAGGCTTTGGGAAAATTCTTCAGAAAGATTAGAGAGGTGTTGAGGCACAGAAGGATGAGTATGGTCTTTAGTTGACCAAGCTCGTTGGTGAATGGAAAGTTTTGCAAGGACCCCAAACTCGCCAAAGCAGAGGATTTCGCCTTTTCAGTTAAATTGCCTGTAAATACAAACAATCCAGTGGTTCAAATGTTACAGCCCAAAGTGTTGATCAAATTCCAGGACTTAACACTTTTGTCATGCCAGCTGCTTATAAAAATCATTTCTATTGcct belongs to Mangifera indica cultivar Alphonso chromosome 2, CATAS_Mindica_2.1, whole genome shotgun sequence and includes:
- the LOC123208700 gene encoding uncharacterized mitochondrial protein AtMg00810, which produces MLIIKGFKNSSADSSLFVFKQGTSVVYVLIYVDDILLTRLDSNFIRRLITDLNDKFALKDMGELDFFLGLDAKRSQKGLLLSQTKYASDLLHRVNMQDCKFVSTPMVIGSKLFPGDSPVFDKPMMNRSVLGALQYLTLTRPDLSYAINKLSQFLNEPTQLQWQAIKRAL
- the LOC123209442 gene encoding germin-like protein subfamily 1 member 17, producing MKGFLQTFVLLALASSFVSAFDPSPLQDICVAIDEPKNAVFVNGKFCKDPNLAKAEDFFFSVKTPGNTTNPLGSSVTPVTVDQIPGLNTLGISAARLDFAPYGEVPPHTHPRATEILVVLEGTLFVGFVTSDPNHTFISQVLNPGDVFVFPIGLIHFQVNIGKTDAVAFSGLSSQNPGVITIASAVFGSNPPINPDFLAKAFKLDVKVVKDLEAKFKMDN
- the LOC123208699 gene encoding uncharacterized J domain-containing protein C17A3.05c-like — protein: MAAKKSTWYEFLSLSDVQVDSTVIKKQYMKMALKLHPDKNHSVSAEGAFLLIQSAFEVLIDPAKGQVYDSSLCSKKRPHMSPHTASGSSKYSKPSKPTSEEANSSQSRPREAADRSSSGFGRTFSSEFGSTKTKETCSCRGGCNLRNVRIKMVLEANGTRKIVVSRNGEVIIQTPLAL